The Brassica napus cultivar Da-Ae chromosome C7, Da-Ae, whole genome shotgun sequence genomic interval ACGGTCTCTTCTTCTCTGGTATCCTGTTTCCGGTGTGTCCGGTGGATCTACGGGAAGTTGCTCCGGTGACGATTTTCTTGTCGTGAAGATCGGTGGCGTTACAATTTTTGGGCACGTGTCTCTCCATCGCTGACAATGTAACGCGTGGATGTGTTCGGGTTGATTCACCTTCTTCATTTTGGGCATTTTTTGTCTGGTTTCTTTTTGGGCTTTATTTCTAGCCATGTTGGGTTTTCTGTTGCTCTTGGTTGGGCCTCTTTGTATTTGCTGGTCTCTTGCctttgtgtttttataataCAAGATGattaagtgaaaaaaaaaaatcagatatatTCACTTTTTTGCTAGTATAGGAATTATATaccaagaatttagagaataagaTTACTTTACGAAAGTATAAGAGAaattatgtaaaagtatatttaCAGATATTAAAACTTACACGTAAACATAAATAACAACAGATTCATGAATTAaagtaacaaaagaaatataGGAAAATAGcgatattattttaaaatattatatacaaaaatgtaatatagtcagaaatatttgtttattttgtcaAAAATTCCAAGAAATatgttaagatttttttttaaattatagagGAATTTCGACgcattaagattttttttttcttaacttaaAGATCAGACATATATCAAAAGCACAAAATATAATAGCGGAAAGGTTTACACGTGGTAGCAGGAGTTTTTGTTCTGCTATCCGATTTTAAGTTTTAGGTTTTTAAACCATGTTTATCTCTGATTAAAACTGAATTTCTTAATGCAAGGACCCCACCAAAACCTTTAAAACCAATCACAAAAGTAAGCAAATAAGGATCGatctttctctgtttctttgACTGTTCGCAGGTTCCACTGACACGTGGTATTCCGCGATTGGTTAgacttttaattaaatttttcttttttttcagattaaaaaaaaaacaaaataacttacTTATGGTTCCGTGCCTGCCTTGAACATGTTCTCAGttattgttgtcaaaaaaaaaatgttaagttcTTACTAAGGCAAAGTAATAATGGTCAAAAAGATACATGTGCAATAGTTTCCTACTAAACATAACATACCATCggttattaatttaataaaatgtgAAAAGTCCAacctctttctctctccctGACGATTTGTCAATAAATTGGAGATAATCGCCACCAAACTCTTTCACACAAGTCGTAACGGTCCttcaaagattttgtttttcttttcttctttggttctgaaagagaaaaaattaCGTAATGGCGGAGATCTCGGGAAACGGCCATGGTGACTCCAAAGAAGGAGCAGTGATGGTGAACATCAACCAAGAAGTTGaacttcaacaacaacaaaaagaagcTATTCATACCACAAAATCCATGAAGAAACAAGACTCTGTCCTCTCGTTCTCTGTCCCTTTCTTACAAAAGGTGTTCACTTCTGTTACTCTCAATCcccaaacaacaaaaaacaaaaaaaacctttCACCGATTTTTCTGGTGTTTAGACTCTCTTCGATGAAGATTTCTTCTGTTCAATGAAACTACTCTGTTTCTTATTTTGTTGCAATTGCTCTGTTTTCAGTTGATGGCGGAGATTCTTGGAACGTACTTTTTGATATTCGCCGGTTGTGCATCGGTGGCTGTAAACGCCCAACACGACAAAGCCGTGACTCTTCCGGGGATCGCCATCGTTTGGGGACTCACCGTCATGGTTCTTGTTTACTCTCTCGGTCACATCTCGGGCGCTCATTTCAATCCGGCGGTCACGATTGCGTTCGCATCTTGCGGCCGTTTCCCTCTCAAACAGGTCAACACATacacacaatatataacacctatcaagttttgtttttatgtgtcaTTTTGAGTTTGATGAACAAACTAGAACCTTGACGTTTTGTGTTTGATAACTCTAGCTTAGCTGTCTTCTTGATTGTATTGCACGCaactaattttaataataaagattttttcCCTAGCcaataaagtttttattgtagattgcaattttatttttatatctttcaaaatttaatttctgAGAAATAGTTTTGTCAGAcaagttttttaaaagaatttatCCGTATTAGATCAATCATTTACTAAATTCCATATTCAGCTCAAGGGAGGAATTATTTAAAGCCGATTTACCTTTAATGCGACATTAAACCACATTTTCTAAAGTTTATCTATATGATTCTTTGATATTTTAGGTTCCGGCTTATGTGATATCACAAGTGATCGGATCGACGCTTGCGGCGGCGACGCTGCGGCTTTTGTTCGGACTTGATCAGAATGTTTGCAGCGGGAAACATGATGTGTTCGTCGGAACATTACCGTCGGGATCCGATTTGCAGTCGTTTGTGATCGAGTTTATAATCACTTTCTACCTAATGTTCATCATTTCCGGAGTTGCAACCGACAATAGAGCGGTTAGTA includes:
- the LOC106402364 gene encoding aquaporin NIP1-2, whose product is MAEISGNGHGDSKEGAVMVNINQEVELQQQQKEAIHTTKSMKKQDSVLSFSVPFLQKLMAEILGTYFLIFAGCASVAVNAQHDKAVTLPGIAIVWGLTVMVLVYSLGHISGAHFNPAVTIAFASCGRFPLKQVPAYVISQVIGSTLAAATLRLLFGLDQNVCSGKHDVFVGTLPSGSDLQSFVIEFIITFYLMFIISGVATDNRAIGELAGLAVGSTVLLNVIIAGPVSGASMNPGRSLGPAMVYNCYKGIWIYIASPILGAVAGAWVYNTVRYTDKPLREITKSGSFLKSARNGSSR